The window aaggacatacattaatcataaagacacatcctagtcaccttcTTTTGTTAAGGATATTACAGTTGAGGCTTTTTTGGGCTTGTtacaattgatttttttttttttttttggcttaaacttAATGGACAAGGACTATTTTAGTTTTTTTGGATAATGTATTAACTTTTGGTTTAAAGCTCGAATCTGAGCAGCTTCAATTAttgtttaaaaaaacaaaaatcgGTTTAAATCGAAACACCGAAGAACTGAACTTTAAAAACCGAACACCAAAGTTTCTGAAAACGTAAATCGAAACCGAACccgaaccgaaaaatcgaatAATCGAAAACCCAAAAAACTAAATTAATTCGGTTAGGTCCGgtttttcggtatttatgcccagccctatttTGGGCCATCTCAAGACTTATGGGGATCATGTGTCACAATAGCATATCAACTCAATAAAGAGACATCAACAAGTAGCCAAACAACATCAACTTAGTCATCATTAACATCAATATAATCATCATTAAAACATAAAGGGGTCGGCCTCAAACAtttctagaactttcaagagatacTTCACATTTAAATCCAGAGTCATCTAACAATAATAAAGTACATCATTTCAACTTTTATACCGTAAGTTGGATGGTTAGCACATTCAATTCATTTGTACAACATGGTGAATCAAGCACCCGCTCGCCTTCACGAGCACTTGACCACCAAACATTCACTTATCGATTTTATGAAACACTTagaaaacatgaaagttgaaaTTTTATACTTAGAAGGTCAAGTCTTAATTTATCATATGTCTTCCAATCCGAACATAAGCTCCAATATCTTATCTACATCAACCGGATTCTTTTGAAATCAATTATCATTCATTCGTCTCAAATATAACCTATTTTGCTAGGTTTTAGCATTGACTAAAAGCATGACTTAAGGTTAAACGCATTTGAAATTTTTCAGGGCGCTCCACCGGGAATGTCTTGTGTTTTGCACGGTTTACTAAGTTAATGACCCTTAGAAGATGGCCTCTAATATTTTTGcgtcttttatttttcaaaagggAGACAAAATAAGGAGGGAGCTCAATGGCGGTAATAGGGGCGGACCCACCTAGTTGCAAGAGGGTTCAGTTGACTCACTTCGTTcggaaaaaaaataaattattttgacatgtTAATTTGGCTGACAAAATGAAATATTAAACTATCTAAAAACAATGAACCCACCGGACGCAAGCCGAACTTGTAGTGCAGCGGTGCAAGTGGGTTCAAAGTCCTCTTATGGTTGGTCGCATGTTCGATTCTCAGTGAAGGTTGCTTAGCATAGAATTTTTGATGCCAGCATTTTTGATACTCATACTTACTTTATTTATGGTTTATTGTTGTTAAATTTTgtgattaattaaaaataatattaaattataAATCTCATAATTGAATGcttaaaaatataatataaaatatgAAGATGCATAATGACTGAAACTTAATGAatttttattgaatatttatgtattTGAGAATATATGCATTGTGAAACTATTTAAACTAATAATATGATTTAAGAAGTTTATAACTTGTaacatgcatttttcttttttgaaaagtGGTGTAATATCTTTGTCGCCTTGTTGATCCGTTAGTAATATAAGCATAAACTAAAAACTACATTGGTGTTAGACCACATTGTAAAATCAAATATGATGATTAGCTTGAAAATTAAAAGCACATTTACTGTCTTAATGGTGCTCATTTATAGTGTCTAAGGTCGTTGTTAGTATCAACTATTGCTACAATTTTATCGCTGGTTGAACCCACTTGTTCAATtttctggatccgccactgggCGGTAATCCAGTACAAAAGTCAAATCCAACAATGGTTAACCATGCAATATAATTCACAGATTTTCCGGTTGACCTATATGAGAAATTTTTATGCAAGGATATGTTTACCTAGAATGCCAATCAATTTGCAATATTCTAAGTAATCGGATCCACTAAGGCAAAAAATAACTGTAAttataatataaaatataataaaataaaaaagagtaATATAGCATccacaaaaatataaagaaaacgAACTAAGTCACTGGCCAAACAATTTATAGATCATACCGCAATCTCCTCCTCCTCATCTTCCTATATATAAATTCAATAAACCCCTCCATTCTCCCTCATCTCTTCTCCTCTTGATCGTCATtaacaaaaaaccaaaaaaaaaaaaaaaaaagggaaaaaaaagaagaaaaagaaaaatcccCTAGAGAACAAAGAAAAGGATAGAATTAAATGGCTGCCACTATGAGGTCCTCTTTGATTCTTTTCTTTGCTAGCGCCCTTTTCCTCCAAGGCGCTTTGGGTACGTACTGTATATCTAATGTTCTTTTTATTCGCGCACGAAATAAAAAATCACATCACGATTGTTTCCAGAATTACATTTGATTGTAACATGCATGCATGTAGTTAAATTCATTAGACTGTCTGTGGGGTTAATGTGATCACAACACCTGTTTTTGAATTATGTGATCATATTATTTAAAAGGTTAACAAGATGTAGAGATACACTTAACTATATTATGTCCCAAAAGAATCGAATCTCACGCATTTTCAGGGTAACATTTACTTAGCTCTCTCCTTGCTAACGCAGCGGCATACAAGAAAAGCGTTATCGGATTGGTATCGATGACTTAAACCTCTTTCTTAGGGGCTTCTAAAAATCAGCCATTGTTGGAGTCTTCTCTCTTTTGCGTAGGCTTGATTTTTTTTCATGGATCAAACACTTGCGCCAACATTTTCTTCAAAGGGTGTCAATTTAAACCTCTTTGTTAGAATATTATATCGTGCATATAATTAAAAAATTGTTATTTATATACACTATATTTTGAATCCCCTTGGTGTTTTTCAATCATTTACTTTCTTAGATTTTGATTTTCCTTAATGAAAATCTTTGCTCCGCTACTGAACATGTCAAAAATGTGTGGCCATTACATTTACTATAAGCTAAGCTATAAGTTGTTAACTTCCTTATATTTTGACTCTCCCTAGCTAAAATCTCAGGGAATTTCGTTTGCGAGGAATTGCCAACTAATGTTTGTGCATTCGCCATCGCAACATCTGGGAAGAGGTGTTTGTTGGAGAACTCTGCAGCCAAAGATGGGAAGGTTGAGTACCAATGCAAGACATCTGAGGTTGTTGTCGAAAAAATGAAGCAACATATTGAGACAGATGAGTGTGTTGAGGCTTGTGGTGTTGACAGGAACTCTGTTGGAATTTCCTCTGATTCTTTGCTCGAACCTCAGTTTGCTGCTAAGCTTTGCTCCCCTGCTTGTTACGAACGTTGTGCTAACATTGTTGACCTTTACTTTAATTTGGCTGCTGGAGAAGGTAACAACATTGCGCTCATTTACATCATAATGTTCATCCTCGtcggtttcaaaaaaaaaaatgaagggatTCGGAGACCGAGAGATAATTTTTTAATTCTCGGTCTCGATTGATGACATCAATTTTAaggattttaaaaataaaattgacaAAATTTAAAACTAGATATATAAGAAGTACTCCGTGTTACAATAAATTGCAACTTTTTATAACTAAAAACATTTTGAAAATGTATAAAAAGGTTGTGGTCAATGGAAATATTAATGTTTGACTTTGCAAATAGTAGTATAGTTATTCGCAACATTGTCGACTAAGCAATTACCACCAAAGGTTATGATGGGGCGCTAAGTCCCTTTCCAACCCGCAACATTGACTAGAAGCCTCGAGTGCTTTGAGAATTGAGTCATTTTTTATATTCAAAATGAGACTTCTCAGCACGAATCTGAATTAATCAGGCCCCTCGTGTTCGTGCTTAGGAGAATGGAGTCATATTTGATATCTAAAGCAAAATTTCTTGGCATGAATCTGAATTAATTGGCCTCAATATGAAGACTGGACACCAGGTGggaacggaaaaaaaaaaaaaacattgtagCTAGTGTATGATAGAGTGGAGAAGAAAGGGCAACTTTTTAATAACTTTTTAAGAATGAATTCTTGAGATTTGTAGTTCCGATATAACAAATCAACTTTCATTAGGTAGaaatgataaacatggatttggGCTCGAGAAGTtggtgataatttttttttttaaaccgtTTTCCAGTGAAATTAGATTTAACCAAAAAATCAGTTAGAAATTTATTTTTATAGGTCTGAAGACAAGTGGGCTATTCAGTCCTGGGAATTCTTTTACGAGCTCGATTCAGAGTGTTGATATGTGTAAATAAAGCTTTAACAAGAGATAAACTTGCAGGAGAGTGAGTAATAATCCTCTATCTAACAAAAAATAGATAAACTTTTATATTGCCTTTGAGAGAGAAAAAGATAGAGTTACAATGATAGGAACGGGATGATCACTTCCTTCTACTCTAAGCTTCCCTTATATAAGCCAAGATGATGGCTTCCTTCTACCCTAAGCTTACCCTAAACAAGCCAAGGTTAGACTTTTCAACCCCTAAAGTACGGGTGATGTGACCTCTCGGTGGCTCCAACGTTTGCGAGTATAGTAGCGCTCGGATCGAGGTTGACAAATGTACCTGAGTTGGCGGGAGTGGAGGCTAACTGTCAAGGGTAGATCTACAGCCCATTGAGGGTGTTAacccgaacaccctcggtaagaaattatactgtatatataaggtatttttatatgttttatgtacatatatagattttgaacaccctgaacacaAGAGTAGGGGTTGGTTCGGTGatttagggtgttcaaaagtcACCTTGACATTCCAAGTTCAAGCCTCGGgcactacatttttattttttgaacccCCTCAGAGAATATCCTAGATCCGCCACTGCCAGCTATGTAGATCCTCCAGTCATTTCGAGCATCCGGTCACATGAGCTAACTCTGGGTGCACTTTTCGCCCAATACAGATAATCCCCCACTTTCCGGGGGCTCTATAGCATGAGCCCGAAAAGTGGAATAATCCATCTTTTTCAAATTCCACGCAGTAAACTAGAGAAACGTTACCATTCTCCCCACGAGTTGATCATCTTGCCAAGACAACATTTAGTTTGCCTCTTCACTCATCTAGAGTCTTGACGTGGAGTCTTGGCCATGTTTGCAAGTGCAATACATTTTATGGTTGTTGCCTTATTGAAAACCTTGCCGGCAAAAACCCTTTGGGAAAAAAAACTCGACCAAGAAAAAGAGTGACCAAGTATTTTCTTATTCATGCTGCTTCTATAGGAGCCGATCCTCCCTCCAAATTGTCCCGGTCCCCGTCCTGCAACCAAAGCGTTAATAGGAAAAGTAGGAAAATGTAGGTCGGAAATTCTTACCCATGACCCTTAAGGCCGTATAGAAGTGACGAAGTCGTCTGAAAACTCTAGCAGGCCTCACGTGCCGGTTTGGCTATGTTCTATTTTGTTTTTGCCGGATGTTGGGGCCCTTGTGCCCTCTTTCTACGTTTAtgttttttatgcttttgggccCACTCACCAATTCCTTTTTCACGCTTTTTGGCGAATGAAGGCTATTTGCTTTGTTTGTTAACCTCATTTTTGTTTTTATGCTTTGACATGCGCTTTGTTTTTGCAAcaattgtgacataaaatgaccTGTTGGCTTTTTGTTTTTCACTTAACCGTCGAGGCGTGACAGTTATGCCCATCTACCGGAACTATGCTAATGTTCGAGTGTTTGTTGTTTAAGTTAAGGTATGATGACCGGTGCACGCTTATGTTGTTTTTGCGTTTTGTGTTTGAGGTCATCATTCCTAACCCAATCCTTGAATATCACTTCCGAAAAAGATTTCGCGATATTGAGGATCTAATCATCCAATCCGCAATAAAGGAGGGCCCTCGATTTTCGGTGCTAATGGGGAGGACGTCTCGACCCCATTTAATGGCACAAAGGTTCATGGAACCTACACGCTCGGAGGATCTATGGCCATATCGTGTGTTAGAAGTGGTCTACAGAGCCATGTGGTCTCCGAGTTTGTTATGCTCGAACGTTTTGAGTTCAAAAGGTAGCTTATTGACAACATTTGAGGAATAAGTGGGGATTCTTATTCTATCCTTGAAGCTCGGATGGACAAATCGTCCTGTTGGTACATTAAGCGTTTTCAGAACTTTTGCAAAAAGAGAGAATGGGACGCAAGCAATGATTGTTGGCAGTCCATGTCAGGAAGAGGAAGCAAGTTAGTACAAGATAAATTATGTAGATATGCGACCATACCTGTTGCCTCTTTAGAGGTAAAACTTCTTGAGGTGGCTGATGTTCCAACTATGTTTTTAACTGCTTTCCGTGCTCGTCTTTGATCTGGTAGGGTTCCTCAGAGGCGGGCGAGCTATGTATGGCTCATACCAATCTCTTCGGTTCCTCTGTTTGGCCGGGGGAACATTTCTGGGTCTCACCTGCGGCCTACCTCTTACTTCAATCCGGGCATCAACTCTGAGGTCATCCTCTATCCTCATTTTGGCCGTGTACCTGTCGTTCACCTCATTCCAAGACTTGGCTAGGAATTCCTTCAAGCTTTCCTTCAGTTTCCTAGATGCATGCGAACTGTCTGGATTTAGACTATTCGCGAAGGCGGCTGTGGCCCAGTCCTCCGAGATAGCTGGTAGCAACATTCTCTCCCTTTGGAACCTGCCCACGAATCTCTTTAGCGGTTCGTCTTCCCTCTATGTTATGGTAAAAATGTCCTCCATGTGCATCTCAACCCTTCAGGCTCCGACATGAGCTTTCACAAAGCTATTTGCAAGAGCAGCAAAAGAGTCAATAAATTTTCAGGTAAAAAAGTATACCAAGAAAGTGCTCCCTTAATGAGCGTTGGGTGGAATTTTTTCACCATGACTGATTCAATCTCGCGTTGCTTCAGATCCTGCCCAGTGATGAGTGCTTAAAAGGTAGTTATACGTTCTTCTAGATTCGTGGTCCTATTATATTTGGGTATATCCGACATCTTGAACTTCTTCGGGATAGGTGCGGGGCCACGCTTAGCTTGTACGGGATCTTTCCATACTTCATTGCTCCTGCTCCCTTCAAGACTAGGATCCCCAAGTATCTGACTCATCCAGTCATAAAGCTTCTTTTCCAGCTTGGTAAGCTTTTCTAAGTCCGCATTTTGCTTAACCAGCTCCAACCCTATTTGCTCTGCGTTTACTCCGAAAGTCCCAGGTGTCTCGATAACCTCCGAGTTATTTGAAGGGCGACTGGCCGGTGTTATCTCAGTCAGAGAATTTAAGAGCTTCTCTATGAGCACTATTATCGCGCTGTTTAATGCCAGAAATGTGGCTAGAGTTACTTCCGATGGGGGATCCTTCGTTTTATACATCCCCTTCGCCTTAGAGCGATGgtaccttttccttttcctgggGTAACGCCCTCTAGGAGACGTTTCCCCACTTTCCGCCGAATGGTCAAGGTAGTTCTCCTCGGCTGGGATCTTGTCGTGAGCCTTCTTCGGGGGTGGTActatttccttcttttcttctCATCCACTTAACTCCGGATCATTCTCCCTGTTAGAGTTCTGCCAGTGCACTGATTGCGAGCCCTGCAGGTCTTTTGCTCCGATTTGAGCACTACCCTCTGATGTGCTACTAACTGTTTCAGGCATGGTCAGGAATATTTCAACAGAGCAACCCCAAATGCGAGCGGATTTTAGAATCTCTGCTACGAATCAGGACGACACCACAGCTGTCTATCCCCGTAGACGGTGCCAAACTGTTTTCCGGTGAAATTAGATTTAACCTAAAAAACAGTTAGAGATTTATTTGTATAGGGTTTGAAGACAAGTGGGTCGTCTCTAATCCCGAGAACTCTTTTACGAGCTCGGTTCGGAGTGGTGATATGTGTAAATAAAGCTTTAACAAGAGATAAACATACAAGAGAGTGAACATACAAGAGAGTGAGTAATAATCCTCTATCTGAGAAAAAATAGATAAACTTGTATATTGCCATTGAGAAAGAAAAAGATAGTTACAATGGTAGGAGCATGATGATCCCTTCTTGCTACACTAAACTTCCCTTATATAAGTCAAGATGATGACTTCCTTCTACCCTAAGCTTCCCCTAAACAAGCCAAGGTTAGACTTTTCAACCCTAAAGTACGGATGATGTGCCATCTCTGTGGCTTCAACGTTCGTATGTACAGTAGCGCTCTGATCGAGGTTGACGGATGTGACCCGAGTTGGTGAGAGCGGAGGCCAGCTGTGTAGATCCTCCGGTCCCTCCAAGCATCCGGTCACATGAGCTAACTCTGGGTGCACCTTTCGCCCAATACAAAAACCGTAATCTATCTTTATTATTAGTTTTAAGATCGAGTGATCCATAAGATGTttgtttcttgaaaaaaaaaaaattgcttgtaATGGTTTGGAGCGGTCGTGCTAAACAAAACTTGTTCCTTTCGATTACTCTACTTTTGCTTGGATCAAGGGCATTCCTCTAATAGCAATAATGCCTTCCACGAAACTAAAAGAATCTCAATTTAGTTGATTAAGACCACTATCTTCTTAATCCAGACAACCAATATATGACATGCATTTACTATTTGGTTTTAAGTTATAAATCAGTGGTGGCGTCATAAATTttattaagaaaaataaaaatataaaaaaataaatatgtaAAGAAGTCAATAAGATtcaacatatgatatatgatatatatacataaaaagttcCAACGAAGGAATGTCAATTGACATCCTTGAACAAAGATGGTTCCGCCACTACTGATATGCGAAGATTTTGTCACTGCTATGTGAATTTTAACTTGTACATGTGAAAACAAGTTAATTATCATTTTTACTAGATTATCAATTGTGTTTATCATAGAACTTAAACACGTACTATTTTTATGATTTTAGAGCTAATACTTGTACACGTGAAAACTAGTTATCTTTTTTACCATGCCTATTAAATAATGCCTATCATAGAACTTAAATTCAGTACTATTTTTCATGATTTTTTatttctctaatttttttttaatttatatatgttGGAAATGTGTTAGGTGTGTATTTGCCAGATCTATGCAACAAGCAGAAGAACGGGCCACACCGTGCCATGATTGAGCTATCAAGCAATGGAGATGCTGATGTAGATGAATTTGCTTCTGCCCCTTACGCCCCTGTTCCTTATTCACCCGATGTTTACTAATTACCACTAATTTACTTGCTCTAATCTTCTAAATTAATAAATAACACTCTCGAAAATAAATAGTAGTAAAAAGAATTTGTTTTGAACAATAGATGTCTTTCATATCCAGCTATAACAACAAGtaattttttaatttctaaatggCAGTTTCAGAAAATGCAATTCAACATAAAAAAACGTATGCAAGAGAAATAAATGAAAGACTTCATAAAAAATCTTGTAGAATAAAGAATGAAGTTTCATTTCGTACATGCCAAATCATAAAGTAGTAAAGGCTTTCAATTAAAATTCCAATTGTGTCGAACTTTCCATTTACACTTAATAAAATGGGTGTGTCTTAAAATTTCATGTGCTAAACTACAAAcacgtattattattattgttgttgttgttgaaggcCGGAGAGAAGACACACATATTTGCATTATTGTTCCTATGCAAGATTTTATCCTGAAATTAATTAATTGTTTCAATGTTATTATCAAACGACTCCTTATCATCAATACGTTGATAAAAAGTATTGAACAAGCACCCAAGTTTTTAGCTGCAATGATCTCCTCTCCTATTTTCTCTTTCATTACATATTGAAAGAACATTACTATTGAAGAATAAATCATGAAGTGCTCGATGGTTTGCCAATAATCATCATACTCACCAACTCCAATAATAGAGTAAAAAAgacggggtgggggggggggagggtaaaCAAGGAAAAAGGGGGCATTAATTTACCTCGTTGAATTTAATCTGATTACACCAACCATTCCCTGTGTAATTATATTCACCACGGTGACAACAATGGAAAACCACAGAATCCATCATTAATTTAATTTTAgttgttatattttttttttcaagcaccAAAAATGTAGTCACTAGTCTTTCCCTAGGTCTGAATCAATGAAGTCACAATTTGACTTGGGTACTTCTAGAGACTGTTAAACGTACAGTTTTTTGAAGTACTATTAAAATACTCCTATTTACAGATCTATGCTACTCTTAACTGATGTAAATTGAAACCCTTTAGTACCCACTAGTCCAGGAGTGTAGAACTGAAAGTAAGATGTTGCAACCATACCCGACAAAGCACCGAATAAACTGCTTTTTCTTTCACTAACTAAACTTTATTAAATCCCAGCCGAAATAAGAATAGTCCCAAGCTCCGATAAGACCAACTGTCAACAAGTTGCAAAATTTGTtcattaggcgtttggacatgcgatttatGAAATCATGAggtgaaatcagcgtttggacgtGTGATTTCATCtctaatttcatctcatgagatgaaattacaAATCATCTAataagacatgatttgagatttgaaatcatgaattcagaaaatataaatgtaaaatttgacccatacatttatattttgtaaaaaaaaaaactcataagttggtagatctatttaccaatcatgtttaccaaccatttgcattaaatattaatctgcaaattggtaaaatatatttaccaattatgtttaccatgtgggaggattatattaaagagtacttacattactattcatgttaaattttcctttttattgaattaaagtttgatcaattgatgttgtattttttagaaaggccttatagtagcgtattaattttattatgaactatgattaactcatttggtaagattgtataagaattgaatttttttttaatggttttcacaacttgtgggatttttatgtttataaaaaaaattacaacttaagaaattcaaattgcatgtccaaatatAATTTCATCTCATAAGATAAAATCATGTACAAACGGCTCCTTACTCAAATAGGAAAGTTACTCAAATAGGAAGGTAGCATGCTATTCTGCTCTATATATCTTATGTTAAAATATATTAAATGAACTATTTAACTATGATAAGCTTATTCAAGAAGAATACATTTCTTGCTCCAAgtccactattttttttttctttcctttccttttttaCAGTTTTTTTATATAGAAAAACAGGAAAGAAGAAGGGAAAATTGGGAATAGATTACATACGATATCAAAAAGTATAAAATATCAAAAAGTATAAGTCCAGTGGATTGGATCTCACATTTAGGCCTAAACTCACATTTTAGTAAGAATGTGAATGTACTAGAAGTCACATTTTGGTACGCGTTACATGTCAGTTTCAGAATATTGACTTTTGTGGTCAGTTTCTGATTCCTCATTTTTATAAACATCattgccatgttttttttttttaaaaaaaaaaaaatgaaaactgtAATCCCAAATTATCAACCACTTACAAGATTACCGACACATTCTAATCTAACTGGTCCTTTTCTAACAGGAGAGCGGAAGATAAGGAAAGGGGAAAATGTGAAATTTGATAATCTTAGCTCATATTTTAGTAAAGAATTAAATAGACTTAGAACTCATATTTTGGTAAGAACTGAATATGAAATTTGATCATATTTTGGTAAGCCTTCGTTGGCCACTCTATCTTTTAGAGTTTAAAGTTTTATGCATCAGtattataaattttttatataactaaattatttattaaataattataaataaatcTCTTAATATATATTAATTCATAATCTTATAAAACTAATATTCCTTTTGTAACAATTTATGTGTGACAATCTTTCATTTCTAGTCTATCCAAAAAAGAATGTCATTTTTCTacaattaaaaataatttaattttaagattttccttttatttttaatgaaatgatttacaatcacgcaaatatttaaaatttgtttagactataaattttaaaattcttcctttctttcttaatttTATGTCAAATCAAACGGTGGCAGAGGGAGTAAGAACTTGTTATCCCTTTGTGAAAATACAACCCATAAGTGGGATCTAGGGAGGGTACAATGTACATGCCTTACCTCTATCTTGGGAGGTAAAGGCTCAAGAAATGAAAACATGACAAAAAAGGTCATGGCAAAATACTACTCCCTCAGTTTTAATTTATATGATATAGTTTGATTAGACACGAAATTTAaaagaaatgaagacttttgaaatttatggtctaaaataagtcacaaatatttgtgtagctataaatcatctcattaaagataaaaaaaagaagaagtttaagttaagttatttctaaatataaaaacatattattttttttaaacaaactaaaaagcgCAAAAGAATTATAGATAAGCGTTATGAAGAAAAGTAACAATAATTACAGTGAATTAATACGATAATCGAAATATAAACAATCACTTTATAAAAATATCTTAACGATATAACTTAAATTCCACGTATTTTTAACTCCACCAACTATACTGCCACTGTATAATCACATCACATCTCACTATCCCATCTGTGTGACACAGTGGGGTAGGC is drawn from Lycium barbarum isolate Lr01 chromosome 8, ASM1917538v2, whole genome shotgun sequence and contains these coding sequences:
- the LOC132606826 gene encoding uncharacterized protein LOC132606826 isoform X1; translated protein: MAATMRSSLILFFASALFLQGALAKISGNFVCEELPTNVCAFAIATSGKRCLLENSAAKDGKVEYQCKTSEVVVEKMKQHIETDECVEACGVDRNSVGISSDSLLEPQFAAKLCSPACYERCANIVDLYFNLAAGEGVYLPDLCNKQKNGPHRAMIELSSNGDADVDEFASAPYAPVPYSPDVY
- the LOC132606826 gene encoding uncharacterized protein LOC132606826 isoform X2; translated protein: MAATMRSSLILFFASALFLQGALGNFVCEELPTNVCAFAIATSGKRCLLENSAAKDGKVEYQCKTSEVVVEKMKQHIETDECVEACGVDRNSVGISSDSLLEPQFAAKLCSPACYERCANIVDLYFNLAAGEGVYLPDLCNKQKNGPHRAMIELSSNGDADVDEFASAPYAPVPYSPDVY